The proteins below come from a single Rosa rugosa chromosome 2, drRosRugo1.1, whole genome shotgun sequence genomic window:
- the LOC133734504 gene encoding probable serine/threonine-protein kinase PBL23, translating into MMSCFRCCMSEEKIARKSLKKSIKEYHDTKTLNSFANISFKTDSSRRKYITDEIAKIGKGNISARIFTYRELCVATQNFHPEYLLGEGGFGRVYKGHLECTNQVVAVKQLDRNGFQGNREFLVEVLILSLLHAPNLVNLVGYCADGDQRILVYEYMANGSLEDHLLDLPPGKKPLDWETRIKIATGAAKGLEYLHEQANPPVIYRDFKASNILLDENFNPKLSDFGLAKLGPTGDKSHVSTRVMGTYGYCAPEYALTGQLTTKSDIYSFGVVFLEIITGRRVIDNNRPTEEQNLVTWAQPLFKDRRKFVLMADPLLQGKYPIKGLYQALAVAAMCLQEEAATRPLISDVVTALEFLSVDNLGEGGNENMENDGADEGTKEE; encoded by the exons ATGATGAGTTGTTTCCGATGTTGCATGTCTGAAGAGAAAATCGCTAGGAAGTCATTGAAAAAGAGCATAAAGGAATACCATGACACAAAAACCTTGAACTCATTTGCTAACATCTCCTTCAAAACTG ATAGCAGCAGGAGAAAGTATATTACCGATGAAATAGCAAAGATTGGCAAAGGAAATATTTCTGCTCGGATTTTTACTTACCGTGAACTATGTGTTGCAACTCAAAATTTTCATCCTGAATATTTGCTTGGCGAAGGTGGTTTTGGAAGAGTTTACAAAGGCCACCTTGAATGCACAAACCAA GTTGTTGCTGTTAAGCAATTAGACAGGAATGGATTCCAAGGAAATAGAGAATTTCTTGTAGAAGTTTTGATCTTGAGCCTTCTTCATGCTCCTAACCTTGTCAATTTGGTGGGATATTGCGCCGATGGTGATCAAAGAATTTTGGTGTATGAGTACATGGCCAATGGATCCCTAGAAGATCATCTTCTTG ATTTACCTCCAGGCAAAAAACCCTTGGATTGGGAAACTAGGATCAAAATAGCTACTGGAGCAGCAAAAGGACTTGAATATCTACATGAACAAGCAAATCCCCCTGTCATATACCGCGATTTCAAAGCTTCCAACATACTGTTAGATGAAAACTTCAATCCGAAACTCTCTGATTTTGGTCTAGCAAAGCTTGGTCCAACTGGGGATAAGAGTCATGTGTCGACCAGGGTTATGGGAACGTATGGATATTGTGCTCCTGAATATGCTCTCACGGGCCAATTGACAACAAAATCCGACATTTATAGCTTTGGAGTTGTGTTTTTGGAGATAATCACAGGGAGGAGAGTTATAGACAACAACAGACCAACTGAAGAGCAGAATTTGGTTACTTGG GCACAACCATTGTTTAAAGACAGAAGAAAATTTGTATTGATGGCAGACCCATTGCTACAAGGGAAATACCCCATAAAAGGACTTTACCAAGCACTTGCAGTTGCAGCTATGTGTCTCCAAGAGGAAGCTGCAACTCGGCCTCTGATCAGCGATGTTGTAACAGCTTTAGAATTTTTATCAGTAGATAACCTTGGTGAAGGGGGTAATGAAAATATGGAGAATGACGGTGCAGATGAAGGTACTAAAGAAGAATGA